DNA from Brassica napus cultivar Da-Ae chromosome C4, Da-Ae, whole genome shotgun sequence:
GCAATGGATCTGTTGCAGCTGACTCTTACCATCTTTACAAGGTAATTGTCCTTTTGGAATCAACTATGTAAAATTTCTTAAACAttagtttcaaatatttttttcaattttacttaTACGCCATTACCATATTACATATACAATGTAAGTTATACAAAACTTTTTTGGAAAATTCTGTAATAGGATAATAATAAACGTCATTAATATACTttagaaagaaaataataatttaattgtaTCTTTGCGaatataaattaagatttgCATGATTAAATAAATGCTAAAATTATACGTAAATTAATAAATGgtataaaatgattaaaattggTTAAACAATTGAGAATCATTTtgctaatttaataaataaataaataaatttattggtTTGTtgtttcttagcataaataaaataaatttaagtttattagaatttttacgtttcggtaaatatttatatctttaATATTATACTTCATCTACTAATCGGTATAAAGATATAATTAATCATGAATAATCGATTATTGATCGTTTTGTTAAGCTaatcaacaaaatatttttttctaattatctCTTGATCAAAATGACTCAAGAaattttttatcatattatattaaataaaaccgACCCAAATTACAAATGATTCTTAAAAAACGGTGAAGTAAAACTCTGAAATATCAAACCCTAAACAAAATTTCTACCtagttaaaaaaatgatttgttaaattattaattctgGAACATTGTGAAATAAAACacttagtttatttttattagccTCAAAATCAGCCACAAGATTTgattatatcatttatattaacaCACTGGATTACAGGAAGATGTAGCTTTAATGCATCAAATTGGTCTCAATGCTTACAGATTCTCTATCTCATGGTCGAGAATATTGCCTCGTAAGTTCTTCTCTTTGAAGGATGTTCGTTCACATGTGATTTGTTTAGTTTCCAGAACCAATAATTAATGAGCCGTTTCTTTTTTAGATGGGAATCTTAAAGGAGGAATCAACCAGGCTGGTATTGACTATTACAACAACTTGATCAATGAGCTTTTGTCCAAAGGTAAGAGACAACCAAAATTGACAGATAGGCTAAATTAAAGTAACGCTCTCTGTTTCAGATTACTTTCATATAAGGTTTTAGTAAAGCCAATGTTTTCTAAACCTggagatacatatatatatgactaaACTCCGACATAATGTATAATGTAATCTGAAAACATTGTCTTTACTTTTGACTTCAAGAGAATAATGTATTATCTTTGGAGCGATAGCTACTAAACAAATTTCTTCCACCCTTCAGATATGAGATATGTTTTTAGTTATAAACGCAACACAAGCAGTAACGTAAATAGAATTTTGTTCTGTCTATAGGAATTACGCCTTTTGCCACCATTTACCATTGGGACACACCACAAGGCATTGAAGATGCTTACGGTGGACTCCTTGGCGCAGAATTTGTGTATGCCctccaaactttttttttctagcaTTTgtgatatttttgaatttttgttttattttggtggATGAAACAGAAACGATTTCCGCGATTATGCGGATATTTGCTTTAAGAATTTTGGAGACAGAGTGAAACACTGGTTGACAATGAACGAGCCATTGTCAGTGGTGCAAGGAGGGTATGGTCAAGGTAAAACAGCTCCAGGAAGATGCTCTAAATTCACAAACCCTAAATGCACCGCCGGAGATGGAGCCACCGAGCCTTATATCGTCGGTCATAACCTCATCCTTTCTCACGGAGCCGCCGTGGAAGTCTACAGAGAAAAATACAATGTGAGTAAGAACAAGTTTCCACTCTGTTTCTTGATCTTCAAGTTACCATAACCATCATATGCCCGGAAAATAGTCGTTATATGAATCATCGAATCTTTGTATTTCATTTCTCTGCGGAGAATAACAAATCTGCTCCTGAATGTCGTTCAACAGGCATCTCAAAAAGGTCAAATTGGTATTGCTTTGAACGCCGCTTGGAACTTGCCCTATTCAGAAGAATCAGCTGAGGATAAGCTAGCTGTGGCACGAGTCCTGGCATTCACATTTGACTTCTTTATGGAACCCCTTGTGACCGGTACATACCCACTCGACATGGTCAACAACGTAGGCGGTCGCTTGCCTACATTCACTGAACAACAATCTAAGATGCTTAAGGGCTCATATGATTTCATTGGCATCAATTATTACTCTTCCTCTTACGCAAAGGATGTTCCATGCTCTACCGAACAAGTTACACTGTCCTCTGATCCTTGTGCGAACACCACAGGTCGGTTTTCGTATCATCCAAGTTactttaatcattttaaaataaattagtcaAAATTTTACGAGCCCAAAACTATGTTAACAGGCGAAAGAGAAGGAGTTCCCATCGG
Protein-coding regions in this window:
- the LOC106391008 gene encoding beta-glucosidase 15 isoform X1, which codes for MTGKYLSLLVVVIVIAAKYLCSAPELRRSDFPKDFIFGSSTSAYQIEGAAHEDGKGPSIWDTFTEKYPERIKDGSNGSVAADSYHLYKEDVALMHQIGLNAYRFSISWSRILPHGNLKGGINQAGIDYYNNLINELLSKGITPFATIYHWDTPQGIEDAYGGLLGAEFVNDFRDYADICFKNFGDRVKHWLTMNEPLSVVQGGYGQGKTAPGRCSKFTNPKCTAGDGATEPYIVGHNLILSHGAAVEVYREKYNASQKGQIGIALNAAWNLPYSEESAEDKLAVARVLAFTFDFFMEPLVTGTYPLDMVNNVGGRLPTFTEQQSKMLKGSYDFIGINYYSSSYAKDVPCSTEQVTLSSDPCANTTGEREGVPIGPKAASDWLLIYPKGIRDLILYAKYKFKDPVIYITENGRDEFRTDKIFLKDGERIDYYAQHLEMLKDAISIGAQVKGFFVWSLLDNFEWSTGYTVRFGLVFVDFNDGCKRHLKKSAHWFKKFLKSKKSN
- the LOC106391008 gene encoding beta-glucosidase 15 isoform X2, whose amino-acid sequence is MKMVKDQVSGILSLKNIQEDVALMHQIGLNAYRFSISWSRILPHGNLKGGINQAGIDYYNNLINELLSKGITPFATIYHWDTPQGIEDAYGGLLGAEFVNDFRDYADICFKNFGDRVKHWLTMNEPLSVVQGGYGQGKTAPGRCSKFTNPKCTAGDGATEPYIVGHNLILSHGAAVEVYREKYNASQKGQIGIALNAAWNLPYSEESAEDKLAVARVLAFTFDFFMEPLVTGTYPLDMVNNVGGRLPTFTEQQSKMLKGSYDFIGINYYSSSYAKDVPCSTEQVTLSSDPCANTTGEREGVPIGPKAASDWLLIYPKGIRDLILYAKYKFKDPVIYITENGRDEFRTDKIFLKDGERIDYYAQHLEMLKDAISIGAQVKGFFVWSLLDNFEWSTGYTVRFGLVFVDFNDGCKRHLKKSAHWFKKFLKSKKSN